A genome region from Triticum aestivum cultivar Chinese Spring chromosome 2B, IWGSC CS RefSeq v2.1, whole genome shotgun sequence includes the following:
- the LOC123040055 gene encoding 9-beta-pimara-7,15-diene synthase, chloroplastic-like → MANPTQGRSSSILLASGRQAPQQAVLLWAAPQFVSKCGLHHGKRKPPRCSFACSASGIPSTEPPYVEEMLARENARTRNTERKARIRKHLEKPEFSPSAYDTAWVAMVPLPDTNRQAPCFPQCVEWILQNQHCSGSWGINQFGLLANKDILLSTLACIIALKKWNVGSDHISRGLEFIGRNISTVMDKQIVSPIGFNLIFPGMFNHAIRMGLEFPVRETDISGILHLREMELRRLAGEESNGKETYLAFVAEEGLVSLLDRNEVMNFQRKNGSLFNYPAATAAVLVHRYDDKALQYLNSIVSIFGSAVPTVYPQNIYYQLSMVDMLKKIGISRHFSSEINSILDKAYISWLQRDEEIIQDVETCAMAFRLLRMNGYDVSSDELSHVSQAFTFHNSLEGYLNQTKSLLELYKASELCLSENELVLENISNWSGRLLTEKLCCNGSERMPILGEVEYTLKFPFYATVEALDHKRNIEHFDSRVPQQLKTKNLLCHVNQDLLDFAIEDFSISQSIYQDELSHIERWEKENRLHQLRFLRKGSLINCYLSAAATISAHEFSDARIACAKSIALVLVIDDFFDVGASKEEQENLIALVEKWDDHHKVEFYSEQVEVVFSAFYTTVNQIGEMASAIQNCDVTKHLDETWLHYMRSVATEAKWQRNQYVPTVEEYMTEPLTSYGMGPIMLTSLYFVQKNLLKHIIKDPEYSELLRLMGTCGRLLNDTQGFERESRDGKLNIISLLVLQSGGSMSIEAAQEATQESIASCRRDLLRMVVREDRVVPRPCKELFWRFCRTAHLFYCHTDGFTSPKEMLCTMNAIFTEPLKLQTTSPSFDVQSEQ, encoded by the exons ATGGCAAATCCTACACAAGGTCGTTCCTCTTCCATCCTGCTAGCATCTGGACGCCAGGCACCTCAACAGGCCGTCCTCCTCTGGGCTGCTCCACAGTTCGTGTCAAAGTGTGGGCTACATCATGGAAAAAGAAAGCCTCCTCGCTGCAGCTTCGCCTGCTCGGCCTCCGGGATTCCTTCCACCGAACCAC CCTATGTTGAGGAGATGTTGGCACGAGAAAATGCAAGGACGCGCAACACG GAACGGAAGGCTAGAATACGGAAACATCTGGAGAAACCTGAATTCTCGCCATCTGCCTATGACACAGCATGGGTGGCTATGGTGCCATTGCCCGACACCAATCGGCAGGCTCCATGCTTCCCTCAGTGTGTTGAATGGATATTGCAAAATCAACACTGTAGTGGTTCATGGGGTATCAACCAATTCGGCTTATTAGCAAACAAGGATATTCTGTTATCAACACTGGCTTGTATCATTGCACTTAAGAAATGGAACGTTGGCTCCGACCACATAAGTAGAG GACTAGAATTTATTGGAAGGAATATCTCCACTGTAATGGATAAGCAGATTGTTTCTCCTATAGGCTTCAATCTCATTTTCCCTGGTATGTTTAACCATGCTATCAGGATGGGTTTGGAATTTCCAGTCAGAGAAACTGATATCAGTGGGATACTTCACCTTCGTGAGATGGAGCTGAGAAG ATTGGCTGGTGAGGAATCTAACGGGAAAGAAACATATCTGGCCTTTGTTGCTGAAGAAGGGTTGGTAAGCCTGCTGGACCGCAATGAAGTTATGAACTTCCAGAGAAAGAATGGGTCGTTGTTCAACTATCCTGCCGCAACGGCCGCTGTATTAGTCCACCGCTACGATGATAAAGCTCTCCAATACCTCAATTCCATTGTCAGTATATTTGGCAGTGCAG TACCAACAGTGTACCCACAGAATATATATTATCAGCTCTCAATGGTGGATATGCTCAAAAAGATCGGAATATCTCGGCACTTTTCCAGTGAGATAAACAGTATCCTGGACAAGGCATACAT TTCCTGGTTACAGAGAGATGAGGAAATAATCCAAGATGTAGAAACATGTGCAATGGCATTTCGCCTTTTACGGATGAATGGATATGATGTTTCATCAG ATGAGTTGTCCCATGTTTCTCAAGCCTTCACTTTCCATAACTCACTGGAAGGTTATTTAAATCAAACAAAATCTTTATTAGAGTTATACAAGGCTTCAGAACTATGTTTGTCAGAAAATGAATTGGTCCTGGAGAACATAAGTAACTGGTCAGGGCGCTTATTGACAGAAAAGTTGTGCTGTAATGGGTCAGAAAGAATGCCAATTCTTGGAGAG GTAGAATATACTCTTAAATTTCCATTTTATGCAACAGTGGAAGCTCTAGATCATAAGAGGAACATTGAACATTTTGACTCTAGGGTTCCTCAGCAGCTAAAGACAAAAAACTT GCTGTGTCATGTTAATCAAGATCTTCTAGATTTTGCCATTGAAGATTTCAGTATTTCTCAATCTATATACCAGGATGAACTTAGCCACATCGAGAG GTGGGAGAAAGAAAACAGGCTGCACCAGCTAAGATTTCTACGCAAGGGGAGTCTAATAAATTGTTACCTCTCTGCTGCTGCAACCATATCCGCTCATGAATTCTCTGATGCTCGCATTGCATGTGCGAAAAGTATTGCGCTCGTACTTGTTATTGATGACTTCTTTGATGTTGGAGCAtccaaagaagaacaagaaaaccTCATCGCATTAGTAGAGAA GTGGGATGACCATCACAAAGTTGAGTTCTACTCTGAGCAAGTAGAAGTAGTATTTTCTGCTTTTTATACCACAGTTAATCAGATTGGAGAAATGGCTTCTGCAATACAAAACTGCGATGTTACAAAGCACTTGGATGAAACA TGGCTACATTACATGAGGTCTGTGGCAACCGAGGCAAAATGGCAACGGAATCAATATGTGCCAACAGTTGAGGAATACATGACAGAACCGCTTACCTCATACGGGATGGGCCCGATTATGCTCACATCACTGTATTTTGTCCAAAAAAATCTCCTGAAGCACATTATCAAAGACCCGGAGTACAGTGAGTTGCTTAGACTAATGGGTACATGTGGCCGTCTCTTGAATGATACTCAAGGCTTTGAG AGGGAATCCAGAGATGGAAAACTGAACATCATCTCACTGCTTGTTCTTCAGAGTGGAGGTTCCATGTCCATAGAAGCTGCTCAAGAGGCCACACAGGAGTCAATAGCCTCATGTCGGAGAGACCTGCTAAGGATGGTTGTTAGAGAAGACCGTGTTGTTCCTAGGCCATGCAAGGAGCTGTTCTGGAGGTTTTGTAGGACAGCTCACTTGTTCTACTGTCACACCGACGGATTTACGTCGCCCAAGGAAATGCTCTGCACAATGAATGCAATATTCACAGAGCCACTCAAACTTCAAACTACCAGTCCTTCTTTTGATGTTCAATCAGAACAATAA